A region of Haliotis asinina isolate JCU_RB_2024 chromosome 9, JCU_Hal_asi_v2, whole genome shotgun sequence DNA encodes the following proteins:
- the LOC137296121 gene encoding mannan endo-1,4-beta-mannosidase-like, with translation MAWENGLLLCIAYGCLVSSAPVDQHATPETSALYYNLRNLAKDPARIMFGQHKATLSGASGGHAPYRTHTHGAFTSWEFTNTQVHLHGEDELCDVKEVTGQYPALTGFDFYEVTSDWMELVGYLTKKAHARGMIVTMSWHMKNPFSHGNAWNHTGTHILQQMLPGGNLNHGYTQLMDKAAAYLHNLKDDDGKLIPVIFRPFHESNGGWFWWGLGNPVSNTGDDLKHIFQYTVKYFRDVKGVHNVLWAYSPNAGFNSHDLYSSGQYHAYMDGYPGDDYVDILGLDDYLYVSKQENLQKFVDGLGKLVEEAEKRYKIPALTEIGLSKDRLNSNPNWWADYVLASIKGTKHTTKVAAAQRIAFMYTWTNICGVHDCDIYTPYKGHQGDHYFVDFFKDPIMRFADYTKQHNMYRH, from the exons ATGGCTTGG GAGAATGGGCTCCTGCTCTGTATTGCATATGGCTGTCTAGTGTCGTCTGCTCCCGTCGACCAGCATGCAACCCCGGAAACGTCTGCTCTTTACTACAACCTGCGGAATCTGGCTAAAGATCCAGCTCGTATCATGTTTGGCCAACACAAGGCAACACTGTCGGGGGCCTCAGGAGGCCACGCCCCCTACAGGACTCACACTCACGGGGCCTTCACTTCCTGGGAGTTCACG AACACTCAAGTACACCTACACGGCGAGGACGAGCTGTGTGACGTCAAGGAGGTCACAGGTCAATATCCAGCCCTGACTGGTTTTGACTTCTATGAGGTCACGTCGGACTGGATGGAACTGGTCGGCTACCTTACCAAAAAGGCACATGCGCGAGGGATGATAGTTACGATGTCTTGGCACATGAAGAACCCCTTCAGCCATGGCAACGCATGGAACCATACAGGAACTCACATCCTACAACAGATGCTTCCTGGAGGGAACCTCAACCACGGCTACACCCAGCTCATGGACAAGGCTGCTGCCTATCTGCATAACCTCAAGGACGACGATGGGAAGCTCATTCCTGTAATCTTCAGACCATTCCATGAGTCTAATGGCGGCTGGTTCTGGTGGGGACTTGGGAACCCTGTGTCCAACACAGGGGACGACCTGAAGCACATCTTTCAGTACACCGTTAAGTACTTTAGGGATGTGAAGGGCGTCCACAACGTCCTCTGGGCGTACAGTCCTAACGCTGGCTTCAACTCCCACGATCTCTACTCCAGCGGACAGTACCACGCCTACATGGATGGCTATCCCGGCGACGACTACGTCGACATACTCGGCCTTGATGACTACCTGTATGTGTCCAAGCAGGAGAACTTGCAGAAGTTTGTTGACGGATTGGGTAAGCTTGTTGAAGAGGCGGAGAAACGATACAAAATACCCGCGTTGACTGAAATCGGGCTCAGTAAAGACCGACTGAATTCGAACCCGAACTGGTGGGCTGACTACGTCCTGGCGTCTATCAAGGGTACTAAGCACACGACGAAAGTGGCAGCTGCACAGCGCATTGCCTTCATGTACACGTGGACAAATATCTGCGGCGTCCACGACTGCGATATCTACACGCCGTATAAAGGGCATCAAGGGGATCACTACTTCGTCGACTTTTTCAAGGATCCCATAATGCGTTTTGCTGACTACACGAAACAGCATAATATGTACCGTCATTGA